The DNA region TTATTACTGAGCTCATCGTATCATAATCGCCATGCAACGGTTTCTTCTGAATTGCTGATTTCCAGTAGAGGTCAACATGATAGCATAATCGAAATGAGAGCCCCAGGCAGGAGATCGCAGATGAAACTGGAAATCCATAGGGTGTGGAATATTCAGCCACACAAGGAGGTCCAACCAGCCCGATGCAAAAATGTCTTGTGATGTAAGACATGTGAGGCGGTTGGATGTGATGAATTGGAGGCGCAAAAGATGAGTCAAAGACACTATATTATAACGGGTACGTCAAGAGGGATCGGAGAACAGCTCGCGACGATGCTTCTTCAGCAGGGACATGCCGTCTACGGAATTGCGAGAAGCCATTCGATGACGCTGGATCGATATGAGCGATACACTCATTATGTGTATGACTTGAGTGAACCCTCGGGACTTGAGCTGCTGATGGAAAATATCATAGGGAGCATGGAGCTTGAGGATACCGATACAGTTTACCTTATTAATAATGCCTCAATGCTGGAACCGCTTGGGAGAATCGATCGATGCGGAGCGGCGGAGATTGCGAAGAATGTGCAGATCACCCTCATTGCGCCGATGATCCTAACCTCTTGCTTTTTGAATCAAACCAATGGGTATAAGGCCCGGCGGAAAATCATGAATATTTCTTCGGGCTCGGGGGTATATCCCGCTCCTTCCATGAGCGCATACTGTACCGCCAAAGCCGGGCTCAATATGTTCACGCAGTGTGTAGGGCTAGAGCAAGCAAGCGGGGAGAATCCGGCTCAGATTATTGCCGTCAATCCCGGCATGGTGGATACGGAAATGCAAAGCATGGCCAGAGATCAGGATGAGAAGCAGTTTGAGCTGGCCGGTGCATTTTCCCAAGCCTATGAATCCGGGCAGCTGCTGTCCACAACCGAGATTGGAGCGCATCTTCTGCGCATTTTGGATGAGGAACATCCTCCCGGAAGCATCGTGAATTATAATGAGGTTTATTCCTCGTAAAGCTGATGATAAGCAAGAATAACGAGCGGAGGCGAATGCCATGATCATGCCAACCCATATTGTTGCCGTTGGCGGAATCGTTGAGAATCCGCACTCGGTTCCAAGCATACCTGGAGTTTACCGGCACGATCGCTTATATGGAATACATTACGAAGCCGTCATTTGAAATGAAGCTTAAGCGGACCAAGCTAGTGCTAGTTTAGAAAGTGAGCGGGAAGACGGTAATCTTTTAATCGTTCCTTCGGATCGAATTATATTTTGGTTGCAATTCATGAAGTTGTATTTTATATTCAATTTGTAGTCATATCGACAAAAAGCTATTACTTTCGATTGTTTCTGATTTGGTATTGCCTTCCCATAATCGACAACAATCGCGGATTAATTCTATGAAATGACATCGTACGATAATGGCAAACCCACTGAAAAGTGGCGACGCAAAGCTACAGGGGCTAAGGTGGATCGCTTGCATCCGCTATGCCAGCCAGTTACCGAATACGACGGAAGCCTCCGTCTATTCAGACAGGGGTTTTTTTGTGTCCATTTCTAGAAATTTACATTTCCGCGGCTGGATTTTTGAGGCTGAAAAAGTAATAGCTAGCGCAAAATTGCCAACGTTTTCAGGGAGGAAAACAAACCATCGATTGTAACCATCATAACAAAAAAGGAGTTGTATTCATGAATTCGGACCAGGTCAGGAAATTGCTAGAGAGTAAATTAACCATTCTTAAACAGCCGGAATGTCCCAACATCGGCCTTGTTGGTCCCGTTCGGCTCCCTGTGCAATTGGAGGATTATGAAGTCGTATTTAAATGGTACACTTGGTTAAATACAGGCAATTCATTTATGGATAAGAATGATATTCTAGACTCATTATCTCAGGCAGATCTCGCTTCATATCAGCAGTCTTCCGTGCTGGTATACGGTGATTTTGCTAATGAGGAGCACGCCTTGATACGGATGCACAGCATTTGCCATACGGGAGATATTTTTGGGAGCAAACGATGCGACTGCGGCTACCAACTGCGGACATCCATGCGCATGATCGTGGAAAACGGCAGCGGGGCTCTCTTTTATTTGGCGAATCACGAGGGTCGCGGAATAGGCCTTTTCTCCAAATCGTTAGCTTATCTTTTGCAAGAGGAAGGGTTCGATACAGTAGAGGCCAATCTTGGTCTTGGCTTCGAGGATGACCAGCGCTCCTATGAAGAAGCCATACGTGTACTTCAGAGCTTGCGGCAAAAACCAGTCACCCTGATTACGAACAATCCTAGAAAGCTGCAGTCTTTGCGGGAAAAAGGACTTGTAACCGATCAGCATGTATCGATTTGGGGAGATGTGTCCGAGCACAATAATCGGTATTTGGCAACGAAAATCGAAAAATCGGGTCATATCTATAACTCCTTGGTGGAGACTGCTTTATTATGACGGGGAGTGTAAATCGTATGAAATCAGACCAACATTTTATGAGGCTGGCATTGGAACTGGCAGGTACGGCCAATGGGAAAACGAACCCGAACCCGGTTGTTGGCGCACTAATTGTTAAAGATGGACAAGTAGTCGGTGCAGGTGTTCATCGAAATGCAGGGGAACCTCATGCGGAGGTGCATGCATTCAAAATGGCTGAAGGATACACCGAAGACGCAACACTCTATGTTACGCTGGAACCAAGCCCTCAATCCTCTCCTTGTATAGAATTCGTCCTCAACTCGGGAATCGCAAGAGTTGTCGTGGCGATGCAGGATCCGAATCCGATGGTGGCCGGAAGAGGCATTCAATTATTGAGAGAGCATGGGATAGAAGTTGATGTGGGTGTATTGGGGAAGGAAGCCGAATTACTCAATGAACGATTCGTGCACAATATGTCAAAACGACGGCCGTTTATTATTTCCCAGGTAGCCATGACGCTTGACGGGAAAATTGCCACGTCGACGGGACATTCTAAATGGGTTACATGTGATGAAACACAGCTTGTGGTACATAAACTAAGAAACAAAGTCGATGCCATATTAGTAGGAATTAATACGGTTTTGGCGGATGATCCCCTCCTTACGACCCGACTGCCAGAAGAAAGCGGGAAGAATCCCATCCGGGTCATTTTAGATTCGAATTTGAGACTGCCTGAGGATGCCAAAGTTACCGACTGTTCAGCAGCAAAGACATGGGTAGTCACGAAGGAGGATGCTGATCCGGAAAGAGTGCGCATGCTGCAGCAAAAAGGAATTGAAATTCTGTTCGTTCCTGTGAACCGTTACGGGCTGGACCTCCATGCATTATCGGATATGTTATATCAGCGAGGTGTTACCGACCTGCTGGTAGAAGGAGGCAGCGAAGTAAATGGATCCTTCCTTCGGGCCAACCTTATTGATAAATGGATGATTTATATCGCCCCCAAGGTGTTGGGAGGACGGAAATCCATCTCGCCGTACGCAGGCTCGGATTTAGAATTGATGGATGAAGCGCTGCGGGTAAAGATTCATTCCGTTCAACAAATCGGCGAAGATATTTGCATCACTGCTTATCCGAATGATGATAGTTCCGCCTCTGGGAGTACCTACGTAATAGATTATCTAAATGAAGAGCTTACTACCCTGAGCAGCTCTTGAATAGCTAGTAGTAAATATGCCAATATAGAAAATATTATATTATGAATGAGAGAAAACGGCAGCCGGATACTGCCGTTTTTCTCATCTGCGAAATTGAATCCATCATCGATGTCAAAGAGTCATTTTAAAATCCATTTTTTTCTCTTCATCTCAATGTGAGCTTCGACAGACGGCCTTATTTATCTTTGGATCCAAAGGGTGATCAAGCGCCATATTGATCGCATGGATTAGATGGTATATTTTTGTAGGAAGGACTTTATCTAGGGCAACTGTAAATCGTAAGAATCCATGCTCTAAACTAGATGTGTGATGGTCCGGTCGCTGGAGAACAATTATTCCTTGACCGTAAAAGGGCGGAAGGAGCCGCGATCAAAGAAGAGGAGTGAGCTATAGGTGCTTTATCATTTCAGTGAGGATCCGGGTATTACAAGGTTCGAGCCGAGAGTCCTATACAACCAGCACGATGAGCCTGCTAAAGTGTGGGCGATCGATGCGCATCATGCTCCGCACTATTATGTTCCAAGAGAATGTCCAAGGGTGTGTCTGGAGGCCGGTGAGGATACGACGGAAGCGGATGTGGAGAAGTTTTTCGGGCTGTCGGAAGCTCGAAGAATGATGGTGATCGAATCGGGCTGGTACGAGCGGGTGAGAACGGCTTGCATTTATAGGTATAGCTTCGAGCCTGATGATTTTGAAGAGTTTGACCGGAACGCCGGATATTATGTAGCGATGCAAACGGTGGTGCCTGTCCAGGTGGAGCGCATCAATGACCTGGTCGGCGCGATCCTTCAAGCCGGTATCGAGCTGCGCTTTACGCCGTCGCTTCTGCCGCTGAAAGAACAAGTGTTAGCGTCTACTGTTCATTTTTCCATGATTCGAATGCGGAATGCGACCCTGTAGATGGGTAATTGAAAGGCAGTTTCTGATATAGGAGGAAGGCTTAATGGAAGAGGGTTGTAGTCGTGTACTGCGACCCGGAATGGACGCGCCAGCTTGATATCGGAGGGGAATAGCATGCCAACAACCGAAAACAGAGGATATCCGGAATGTGCGGAGAAAGGACTTATTGCTGTACGCGGAACCCGCCTGTATGTCGAAATGTCCGGTGGGTCAAAGGATGCTGCATTATTATATTTACACGGAGGCCCCGGGGCAAGCTGTATTGATTTTTGCTGGCATCAGGCCGGCGTCTTATCCGCCCACATGATGGTGGTTGCGTTGGATCAGCGGGGCGTATTGCGATCAGATCCCATACCGGAGGAGGAGACATTCGGTTTGGAGGATATAATCAAAGATTGCGAAGCGCTGAGGGTCAAGTTAGGTATTGCAAAGTGGACGCTTCTCGGACATTCCTTCGGTGCAATCGTTGCGTTCAAGTATGCCGTTCATTATCCACAATCCGTGAACAAAATAATATTTGAAACGCCATGTTTCGATGCTCGTGCATCGATGCGCAGTTTAATTGCGAAAGCGCACGAGATATACCAAGCTCTAGAGCATCCAGAGGGGGTTGTACTGTGCAATTCCTATCTCTCATGCTCGCATACGCCGCTTGAGCTGTGGCAGGCATGGGGCAGAATCGGACAAGGGTTAGGGTCGAAGCGTGACAACATTTATTTTCACGGAATGGACCCGGATTGTTACAATAGCAAGATTGATCGTCAAATTACTGATGCTGGCATGTGGGCGAAGAATCGGGTTCACGCGGCAAAGCTTGAGGCGGAAGGGAAGTTCTTGGAGAGCCTGATCCCTGAGCTGTTCAAGCTGTCCCAACCCTCGCTGCTGATTGCAGGAAGATTTGATCCCGTCTGCTGTGAAACACAGCAGCAGGCATACGTGGAGACGGTAAAGGGCGGGCATATGGTGGTGTTTGAGGGAAGCGGGCATTTTCCGAGACTTGAGGAGCCGGAACGCTATGCACAGGAAGTGATTCAATTCGTATTAAATTCCCAAATCTAGTCCATGCTGCGTGAACACTCGATGATGAAATCCGCTCTCAAATATGCTATACATAGAGCAACGAATGGCGAGTAAAAAGGAGCTCAGTTAGCTGATGACAAAAGTGCTTGTCGTAGATGATGAAATAAGTATAGCAAGCGCGATTGCTTATGCATTGCGCAGGGAAGGCCACACGGTCGAAACGGCCGGAGACGGCCAGGAGGCGCTTGATCGCGTTGAGTCGTTTGATCCGGATGTTATGGTGCTCGATGTCATGATGCCGAAGCTTAGCGGATATGACGTATGCCGGCGGCTTGGCGATCGTCAGCGGCCGGCGGTTCTGTTGTTGACCGTAAAAGATGACATTGTCGATAAAGTGCTGGGACTGGAGCTCGGTGCCGATGATTACATGACCAAGCCGTTTGATATGCGGGAGCTGATCGCCAGGGTCAAAGCTTTGTCCCGGCGCAGCCGTCCGCATGAAACGGCAGAACCGGCTGCTTCTCCGGAGAAGCTCGTCCGTCTTGCGGGCCTGTCCATTAATTTGTTAAGCCGTACCGTTCATGCCGATGACAAGCAGCTGGAGCTGACGCCGAAGGAGTTCGACCTGCTGGCATTGCTGGCGCGAAATCCGGAGCGGGTATTTTCCCGGGAAGATTTGCTTGAGCAGGTGTGGGATATGGGATTTGCGGGCGGGACGCGAACAGTGGATATTCATGTACAGCGCCTTCGGAAAAAGCTGGGCGATTGGCATGATGTCATTCAGACTGTGTACGGGATCGGCTACAAAAGCACGGAGAATCCGTCATGAGCCGAACCCGGCTGCGCTTTGGCTTGAAGTGGAAGGCGGCGCTCCTGCTCGCCCTGCTCCTCATCTCGATTCTCGTCGTGCTGAGCTCGTTGGTGCTCGCAGGCATAAGGGAGGACCAGCGCGTCCGTCTAGAGCATACGTTCGCTCAGGAAACGGAGGCAGCCAATGTGCGGACACATCAGGACTACCTAGTGAATGCCAACCGGTCGCCGGACGACTATATGGAGCTGTCGGGCCAACAGCTTGCGGTGGATCTTGGCGCCAGAAGCGGGATGGCTGTTACGCTGTATAAGCTTGACGGTACGCTTGCCGGCACGTCGCTGCCGTTTCAGCCGAAGGCGGATGTTCAGGATGCCCTAGCCTATACGGCAAAAGGTAGGTCGGCTTACATAACCGAAGGCGATCAGCTATTATACTTGGCCCCGCTCTATCTGATGGACGAGCAGATCGGTACGATTCAGTTTCACGCCTCCCTTGCGGAGCAGCATGCATTCTATCATCGGATTCGGAGCTTGTTTGTCGTCACCGGAGCGGCGGTGTTGGCAGCCGGATTCCTCATCGGCTTTCTGTACGTATGGCGTCAGGCACATATTATCGGCAAGCTGAATACAGCCGCGCAGATGATCGGTGGAGGAGAGTACCTGAGCGAACCGACGGTAAGACGGAGGGATGAGCTTGGGGAGCTGGCCCAAGGCATCTATGAGATGAGCGGCAGAATCTCTTCCTCGGTCCGTCAGCTGACGGAGGAGAAGCAGAAGCTGATTGAGGCGGTTGCAAGGCTGCAGGAGCTGGAACAGCAGCAGAAGCAGTTCATCGGGAACATCAGTCATGAACTGAAGACCCCGCTCACCTCCATTATCGCATACGCGGATCTGCTTGAAATGTACCGGGACGATCCGGATTTATTAGAGGATGCGAGGGAGCGGATTCGCGAGGAGGCGGGCCGGCTGTACAGCCTGGTGGAGAAGTCGCTCCAGCTGTCGTCTCTGGATATTTATGATTTTCAAACGAAGGCCGAAATCGTTCAGATCGTGCCCATCCTGCAGGAAACGGCTGCTCGACTTCAAGCCAAGGCGGAGCAACTCAGCGTAACCATCCATACCTCGCTGACGGAAGGAACGGTATGGGCAGATCCGGACAATTTGATGCATATCGTGCTGAATCTGGTGGATAACGGCGTGAAATACAACAGGCCAGGTGGAACCGTAACGATTGCTAATCATCGTGCCGTGGACCCGCAAGGAGCGGAGCGAATGGTCATTACGATCGTAGATACGGGAATCGGCATACCG from Paenibacillus ihbetae includes:
- a CDS encoding SDR family NAD(P)-dependent oxidoreductase, with the translated sequence MSQRHYIITGTSRGIGEQLATMLLQQGHAVYGIARSHSMTLDRYERYTHYVYDLSEPSGLELLMENIIGSMELEDTDTVYLINNASMLEPLGRIDRCGAAEIAKNVQITLIAPMILTSCFLNQTNGYKARRKIMNISSGSGVYPAPSMSAYCTAKAGLNMFTQCVGLEQASGENPAQIIAVNPGMVDTEMQSMARDQDEKQFELAGAFSQAYESGQLLSTTEIGAHLLRILDEEHPPGSIVNYNEVYSS
- a CDS encoding GTP cyclohydrolase II, yielding MNSDQVRKLLESKLTILKQPECPNIGLVGPVRLPVQLEDYEVVFKWYTWLNTGNSFMDKNDILDSLSQADLASYQQSSVLVYGDFANEEHALIRMHSICHTGDIFGSKRCDCGYQLRTSMRMIVENGSGALFYLANHEGRGIGLFSKSLAYLLQEEGFDTVEANLGLGFEDDQRSYEEAIRVLQSLRQKPVTLITNNPRKLQSLREKGLVTDQHVSIWGDVSEHNNRYLATKIEKSGHIYNSLVETALL
- the ribD gene encoding bifunctional diaminohydroxyphosphoribosylaminopyrimidine deaminase/5-amino-6-(5-phosphoribosylamino)uracil reductase RibD codes for the protein MKSDQHFMRLALELAGTANGKTNPNPVVGALIVKDGQVVGAGVHRNAGEPHAEVHAFKMAEGYTEDATLYVTLEPSPQSSPCIEFVLNSGIARVVVAMQDPNPMVAGRGIQLLREHGIEVDVGVLGKEAELLNERFVHNMSKRRPFIISQVAMTLDGKIATSTGHSKWVTCDETQLVVHKLRNKVDAILVGINTVLADDPLLTTRLPEESGKNPIRVILDSNLRLPEDAKVTDCSAAKTWVVTKEDADPERVRMLQQKGIEILFVPVNRYGLDLHALSDMLYQRGVTDLLVEGGSEVNGSFLRANLIDKWMIYIAPKVLGGRKSISPYAGSDLELMDEALRVKIHSVQQIGEDICITAYPNDDSSASGSTYVIDYLNEELTTLSSS
- a CDS encoding DUF6886 family protein, which encodes MLYHFSEDPGITRFEPRVLYNQHDEPAKVWAIDAHHAPHYYVPRECPRVCLEAGEDTTEADVEKFFGLSEARRMMVIESGWYERVRTACIYRYSFEPDDFEEFDRNAGYYVAMQTVVPVQVERINDLVGAILQAGIELRFTPSLLPLKEQVLASTVHFSMIRMRNATL
- a CDS encoding alpha/beta fold hydrolase; its protein translation is MPTTENRGYPECAEKGLIAVRGTRLYVEMSGGSKDAALLYLHGGPGASCIDFCWHQAGVLSAHMMVVALDQRGVLRSDPIPEEETFGLEDIIKDCEALRVKLGIAKWTLLGHSFGAIVAFKYAVHYPQSVNKIIFETPCFDARASMRSLIAKAHEIYQALEHPEGVVLCNSYLSCSHTPLELWQAWGRIGQGLGSKRDNIYFHGMDPDCYNSKIDRQITDAGMWAKNRVHAAKLEAEGKFLESLIPELFKLSQPSLLIAGRFDPVCCETQQQAYVETVKGGHMVVFEGSGHFPRLEEPERYAQEVIQFVLNSQI
- a CDS encoding response regulator transcription factor; translated protein: MTKVLVVDDEISIASAIAYALRREGHTVETAGDGQEALDRVESFDPDVMVLDVMMPKLSGYDVCRRLGDRQRPAVLLLTVKDDIVDKVLGLELGADDYMTKPFDMRELIARVKALSRRSRPHETAEPAASPEKLVRLAGLSINLLSRTVHADDKQLELTPKEFDLLALLARNPERVFSREDLLEQVWDMGFAGGTRTVDIHVQRLRKKLGDWHDVIQTVYGIGYKSTENPS
- a CDS encoding sensor histidine kinase translates to MSRTRLRFGLKWKAALLLALLLISILVVLSSLVLAGIREDQRVRLEHTFAQETEAANVRTHQDYLVNANRSPDDYMELSGQQLAVDLGARSGMAVTLYKLDGTLAGTSLPFQPKADVQDALAYTAKGRSAYITEGDQLLYLAPLYLMDEQIGTIQFHASLAEQHAFYHRIRSLFVVTGAAVLAAGFLIGFLYVWRQAHIIGKLNTAAQMIGGGEYLSEPTVRRRDELGELAQGIYEMSGRISSSVRQLTEEKQKLIEAVARLQELEQQQKQFIGNISHELKTPLTSIIAYADLLEMYRDDPDLLEDARERIREEAGRLYSLVEKSLQLSSLDIYDFQTKAEIVQIVPILQETAARLQAKAEQLSVTIHTSLTEGTVWADPDNLMHIVLNLVDNGVKYNRPGGTVTIANHRAVDPQGAERMVITIVDTGIGIPEEARDRIFDPFFTVSCDRSRARGGTGLGLSLVRSLAEKEHGTVQLIRTGPEGSIFAVTLPVRWPEEAVPDYSHER